A genomic window from Variovorax paradoxus includes:
- the fdhE gene encoding formate dehydrogenase accessory protein FdhE has translation MTSSTGSPPPIRTTRILDPEQIAMQAGRQMPFLRLPVRSLVFSDRQLRLRQLAASHSMREYLIFIADLAQAQHQVLQDYAPVTLPESDSLEAASKVLKPPMPAFGWTRDPVWLQELRRLLGLFRARLPEGPARDTLDRVVATDDAWINEQADRLSRRIMFGLDLAAAPLIAAGLQAYWTQLVLQVADREGENIFGRTDPGNECPCCGSVPTVSITRIGADEAGFRYLHCSLCSTEWHYVRIKCTHCESTKGIHFESLSPQPGVELPATGAREGAVKAECCDSCGHYLKQIAMEKDPEVEPVADDLASVTLDLLVSEAGHQRSGHNLMLLFGDPEIPDDGGGG, from the coding sequence ATGACGAGTTCCACCGGCAGCCCACCGCCGATCCGGACCACCCGCATCCTCGATCCCGAACAGATCGCGATGCAGGCCGGACGGCAGATGCCGTTCCTGCGTTTGCCGGTTCGGTCCCTCGTGTTCTCCGACAGGCAATTGCGGCTGCGCCAGCTCGCGGCTTCGCATTCGATGCGGGAGTACCTGATCTTCATCGCCGATCTTGCGCAGGCGCAGCACCAGGTGCTGCAGGACTACGCACCGGTCACGTTGCCCGAATCCGATTCGCTCGAAGCCGCATCGAAGGTGCTGAAACCGCCGATGCCCGCTTTCGGCTGGACGCGCGATCCGGTGTGGCTGCAGGAGCTTCGCCGTCTGCTCGGCCTCTTCCGCGCACGGCTGCCCGAAGGCCCCGCGCGCGACACGCTCGACCGTGTGGTGGCGACCGATGATGCGTGGATCAACGAGCAGGCCGACCGGCTCTCGCGCCGCATCATGTTCGGCCTCGACCTCGCAGCCGCACCATTGATTGCCGCAGGACTGCAGGCCTACTGGACGCAGCTCGTGCTGCAGGTGGCCGACCGCGAAGGCGAGAACATCTTCGGCCGCACCGACCCCGGCAACGAATGCCCCTGCTGCGGCAGCGTGCCCACCGTGAGCATCACGCGCATCGGCGCCGACGAAGCGGGCTTTCGCTACCTGCACTGTTCGCTGTGCAGCACCGAGTGGCACTACGTGCGCATCAAGTGCACGCACTGCGAGAGCACCAAGGGCATTCACTTCGAATCGCTCTCCCCGCAACCTGGCGTGGAACTGCCAGCCACCGGCGCGCGCGAAGGCGCTGTCAAGGCCGAGTGCTGCGACAGCTGCGGCCACTACCTCAAGCAGATCGCGATGGAAAAAGACCCCGAGGTCGAACCCGTCGCAGACGACCTCGCCAGCGTCACGCTCGACCTGCTGGTGTCCGAAGCCGGCCATC